The Bradyrhizobium ottawaense genome window below encodes:
- the clpS gene encoding ATP-dependent Clp protease adapter ClpS, whose protein sequence is MSNDENRSGNPSGPNTSVITKVKPKTKRPNLYRVLILNDDYTPMEFVVHVLEKFFNKDIEAATKIMLHVHHHGIGECGVFTYEIAETKVTQVMDFARKHQHPLQCVMEKK, encoded by the coding sequence ATGAGCAATGACGAGAACCGTTCGGGCAACCCCTCGGGTCCGAACACTTCGGTCATTACCAAGGTCAAGCCGAAGACCAAACGGCCGAACCTCTACCGCGTGCTGATCCTGAACGACGACTACACGCCGATGGAGTTCGTCGTCCACGTGCTGGAGAAGTTCTTCAACAAGGACATCGAGGCCGCGACCAAGATCATGCTGCACGTCCATCATCATGGTATCGGGGAGTGCGGCGTGTTCACTTACGAGATCGCCGAGACCAAGGTGACACAGGTGATGGATTTCGCCCGCAAGCACCAGCATCCGCTGCAATGCGTGATGGAAAAGAAGTAG
- a CDS encoding TadE/TadG family type IV pilus assembly protein: MSRPPLVSRLGRLCARFATAEQGNIAVIFAIALVPVLSFVGAAIDYSRAAQARASMQSALDSTALMLSRDLSSGTITTSQISSKAQTYFNALFTNTTTLPSVTVGATYTASTSIGSTIQLTGTGAYTTSFMKIAGFPTLGIDTTSTSAWGLTRMRVALVLDVTGSMADDGKMPAMQTAAKNLVDQLSTLAKTNGDVYISVVPFSKDVNVGSSNYDKSWIDWSDWEAVNGSCSDNWYKQQSSCVSAGKTWTPKNHNKWTGCVTDRDQDYDTKNTAPVSSNSSTLFPAEQYSYCNSSNSAYIQPIMPLSYDWSALKTLIGNLVPTGNTNQGIGLAWGWMTLSTGDPMNAPAKDTNYTYKDAIVLLSDGMNTQNRWYSDSSQIDAREKKLCDNAKAQPNNITIYTVQVNTGSDPTSSVLQYCASSSDKFYLVTSASQTVSVFKDIGTSLSKLRVAR, translated from the coding sequence ATGTCTCGCCCGCCGCTCGTCAGCCGCCTTGGTCGACTATGCGCCCGCTTTGCAACGGCCGAGCAAGGCAATATCGCCGTGATCTTCGCCATCGCGCTGGTCCCGGTGCTGAGCTTCGTCGGTGCCGCGATCGATTATAGCCGCGCCGCCCAGGCCCGCGCCTCCATGCAGTCGGCCCTCGACTCCACCGCGCTGATGCTCTCCAGGGACCTGTCGTCCGGCACGATCACGACGTCCCAGATCAGCAGCAAGGCGCAAACCTATTTCAATGCCCTGTTCACCAACACCACGACCCTGCCATCGGTCACCGTTGGGGCCACTTATACCGCGAGCACCAGCATCGGCTCGACGATCCAGCTCACCGGAACCGGCGCCTACACGACCAGCTTCATGAAGATCGCCGGCTTCCCGACACTCGGCATCGACACCACCTCCACCAGCGCCTGGGGCCTGACGCGCATGCGCGTGGCCCTGGTGCTCGACGTCACGGGATCGATGGCCGACGACGGTAAGATGCCGGCCATGCAGACGGCCGCGAAGAACCTGGTCGACCAGCTCAGCACGCTCGCCAAGACCAACGGCGACGTCTACATCTCGGTCGTTCCGTTTTCCAAGGACGTCAACGTCGGCAGCAGCAACTATGACAAGTCCTGGATCGACTGGAGCGACTGGGAAGCGGTGAATGGCAGCTGCAGCGACAATTGGTACAAGCAACAGTCGAGCTGCGTCAGCGCGGGCAAGACGTGGACGCCGAAAAACCACAACAAATGGACGGGATGCGTCACCGACCGCGATCAGGACTACGACACCAAGAATACTGCTCCGGTGAGCAGCAACTCGTCGACGCTGTTCCCGGCGGAGCAGTATTCGTACTGCAATTCCAGCAATTCGGCCTACATCCAACCGATCATGCCGCTGAGCTACGACTGGTCGGCGCTCAAGACGCTGATCGGCAATCTGGTCCCGACCGGCAACACCAACCAGGGCATCGGCCTCGCCTGGGGCTGGATGACGCTCTCGACCGGCGATCCCATGAACGCGCCGGCCAAGGACACCAACTACACCTACAAGGACGCAATCGTCCTGCTCTCCGACGGCATGAACACGCAGAACCGCTGGTACAGCGACTCCTCGCAGATCGACGCGCGGGAGAAGAAGCTGTGCGACAATGCCAAGGCCCAGCCCAACAACATCACGATCTACACCGTGCAGGTGAACACCGGCAGCGATCCGACCTCGAGCGTGCTGCAATATTGCGCCAGCAGCTCCGACAAGTTCTATCTCGTCACGTCGGCCAGCCAGACCGTTTCGGTGTTCAAGGACATCGGCACCTCGCTGTCGAAGCTGCGCGTGGCGCGCTGA
- the clpA gene encoding ATP-dependent Clp protease ATP-binding subunit ClpA codes for MPTFSQSLEQSLHRALAIANERHHQYATLEHLLLSLIDDSDAAAVMRACSVDLDKLRTSLVNYLETEFENLVTDGADDAKPTAGFQRVIQRAVIHVQSSGREEVTGANVLIAIFAERESHAAYFLQEQDMTRYDAVNYISHGIAKRPGVSEARPVRGVDEETETKGAEDAKKKGEALETYCVNLNKKARDGKIDPVIGRNSEINRAIQVLCRRQKNNPLFVGEAGVGKTAIAEGLAKRIVDSEVPEVLAAATVFSLDMGTLLAGTRYRGDFEERLKQVLKELEAHPNAILFIDEIHTVIGAGATSGGAMDASNLLKPALASGTIRCMGSTTYKEYRQHFEKDRALVRRFQKIDINEPTVEDAIAILKGLKPYFEDYHRLKYTNEAIEAAVQLSSRYIHDRKLPDKAIDVIDESGAAQMLVAENKRKKTIGIKEIETTIASMARIPPKSVSKDDAEVLKHLEQTLKRTVFGQDKAIESLAASIKLARAGLREPEKPIGCYLFSGPTGVGKTEVAKQLAASLGVELLRFDMSEYMERHTVSRLIGAPPGYVGFDQGGLLTDGVDQHPHCVVLLDEIEKAHPDLYNVLLQIMDHGRLTDHNGKQVNFRNVILIMTTNAGASDLAKQAFGFTRSKREGDDHEAINRQFAPEFRNRLDAIVSFGHLSVEVIGTVVEKFVLQLEAQLGDRDVTIELSEPAKAWLVQHGYDEQMGARPMARVIQEHIKKPLADEVLFGKLKGGGHVRVVLVKDEADETKEKIGFEFVEGPVTPKQEKLPGARKRPPGKSKPGGPGGSKGPTSKGPLVKA; via the coding sequence ATGCCGACTTTTTCCCAAAGCCTTGAACAATCCCTGCATCGTGCGCTGGCGATCGCAAACGAGCGTCATCACCAATACGCGACGCTCGAGCATCTGTTGCTCTCCCTGATCGACGACTCCGATGCAGCCGCCGTCATGCGCGCCTGTAGTGTCGATCTCGACAAGCTCCGCACGAGCCTGGTTAATTATCTAGAGACCGAGTTCGAGAATCTGGTCACCGACGGCGCGGACGACGCCAAGCCGACAGCCGGCTTCCAGCGGGTGATCCAGCGTGCCGTGATCCACGTGCAATCCTCCGGTCGTGAAGAGGTGACCGGCGCCAACGTGCTGATCGCGATCTTCGCCGAGCGCGAGAGCCATGCCGCGTATTTCCTGCAGGAGCAGGACATGACGCGCTATGACGCGGTCAACTACATCAGCCACGGCATCGCCAAGCGGCCTGGCGTCTCCGAGGCGCGGCCGGTGCGCGGCGTCGACGAGGAGACCGAGACCAAGGGCGCCGAGGACGCCAAGAAGAAGGGCGAGGCGCTCGAGACCTATTGCGTCAACCTCAACAAGAAGGCGCGCGACGGCAAGATCGATCCGGTGATCGGACGCAATTCCGAAATCAACCGTGCGATCCAGGTGCTGTGCCGCCGGCAGAAGAACAACCCGTTGTTCGTCGGCGAAGCCGGCGTCGGCAAGACCGCGATCGCGGAGGGCCTCGCCAAGCGCATCGTCGACAGCGAGGTGCCGGAAGTTCTGGCGGCTGCCACGGTGTTCTCGCTCGACATGGGCACACTGCTCGCGGGCACGCGCTATCGCGGCGACTTCGAAGAGCGCCTGAAGCAAGTGCTGAAGGAACTCGAGGCGCATCCCAACGCCATCCTGTTCATCGACGAGATCCACACCGTGATCGGTGCGGGCGCGACGTCGGGCGGGGCGATGGATGCCTCGAACCTGCTCAAGCCCGCGCTGGCCTCGGGCACCATCCGCTGCATGGGCTCGACCACCTACAAGGAATACCGCCAGCACTTCGAGAAGGACCGCGCGCTGGTGCGGCGCTTCCAGAAGATCGACATCAACGAGCCGACGGTCGAGGACGCCATTGCGATCCTCAAGGGACTGAAGCCGTACTTCGAGGACTACCACCGGCTGAAGTACACCAACGAGGCGATCGAGGCCGCGGTGCAGCTCTCCTCGCGCTACATCCACGACCGCAAGCTGCCGGACAAGGCGATCGACGTGATCGACGAGTCCGGTGCGGCGCAGATGCTGGTCGCCGAGAACAAGCGCAAGAAGACCATCGGCATCAAGGAGATCGAGACCACGATCGCCTCGATGGCGCGGATTCCACCGAAGAGCGTGTCGAAGGACGATGCCGAGGTGCTCAAGCATCTTGAGCAGACGCTGAAGCGCACCGTGTTCGGTCAGGACAAGGCGATCGAGTCGCTTGCGGCATCGATCAAGCTGGCGCGCGCCGGCTTGCGTGAGCCGGAGAAGCCGATCGGTTGCTACCTGTTCTCGGGTCCGACCGGCGTCGGCAAGACCGAGGTTGCAAAGCAGCTCGCGGCAAGCCTCGGCGTCGAGCTGTTGCGCTTCGACATGTCCGAATACATGGAGCGGCACACCGTATCTCGCCTGATCGGTGCGCCTCCCGGCTATGTCGGCTTCGACCAGGGCGGCCTGCTCACCGACGGCGTCGACCAGCATCCGCATTGCGTGGTGCTGCTCGACGAAATCGAGAAGGCGCATCCTGATCTCTACAACGTGCTGCTGCAGATCATGGATCACGGCCGGCTCACCGACCACAACGGCAAGCAGGTCAATTTCCGCAACGTGATCCTGATCATGACCACGAACGCGGGGGCTTCCGATCTCGCCAAGCAGGCGTTCGGCTTCACGCGCTCCAAGCGGGAAGGCGACGACCACGAGGCGATCAACCGGCAATTCGCGCCGGAATTCCGCAACCGTCTCGATGCCATCGTCTCGTTCGGCCATCTCAGCGTCGAGGTGATCGGCACCGTGGTCGAGAAGTTCGTGCTTCAGCTCGAAGCCCAACTCGGCGACCGCGACGTCACCATCGAGCTGTCCGAGCCCGCCAAGGCCTGGCTGGTCCAGCATGGTTACGACGAGCAGATGGGCGCACGTCCCATGGCCCGCGTGATCCAGGAGCACATCAAGAAGCCGCTCGCCGACGAGGTGCTGTTCGGCAAGCTGAAGGGCGGCGGCCACGTCCGCGTCGTCCTGGTCAAGGACGAGGCTGACGAGACCAAGGAGAAGATCGGGTTCGAATTCGTCGAGGGCCCGGTCACGCCGAAGCAGGAGAAGCTGCCGGGGGCCCGCAAGCGGCCGCCGGGCAAGTCCAAGCCGGGCGGTCCCGGCGGCTCGAAGGGGCCGACCTCCAAGGGCCCGCTGGTCAAGGCTTGA
- a CDS encoding MFS transporter, with protein sequence MSSAPIEHADGLPQPQRNQAVLTIALGIIMAVVDSAIANVALPTIAADLDASPAFSIWIVNGYQLAITISLLPLASLGEIVGYRRVYLVGLVLFTLASAFCALAHTLPLLTIARIIQGFGAAGIMSVNAALVRFTYPRSQLGRGIGLNALVVAFSAAIGPTLAAGILAVGSWPWLFAINVPLGAVTLVLGLRSLPHTKPASHSFDWQSAGLSAITFGVGIAAVDSVGHGEAAITCLIQFAIALVAGALLIWRETHMTSPLLPVDLLRIPVFALSIATSIASFCGQMLAFVAIPFYLQSRFGYSAVHMGLLITPWPIAVAFAAPLAGRLVERYPAGLLGGIGLTLFACGLAALAFLPADPTPFDVIWRMALAGAGFGLFQTPNNRTMIAAAPRERAGGASGMLGTARLLGQTTGAALVALLLGRYPVEGTRLALLAGVGFALCGAVLSMLRLSPAGARGAEHVRVQDDQRLRGD encoded by the coding sequence ATGTCGTCCGCCCCCATCGAGCACGCCGACGGCCTACCGCAGCCACAGCGCAACCAGGCGGTGCTGACCATTGCGCTGGGCATCATCATGGCGGTGGTCGACAGCGCCATCGCCAATGTCGCGCTGCCGACGATCGCGGCCGACCTCGACGCCAGTCCGGCCTTCTCGATCTGGATCGTCAACGGCTACCAGCTTGCGATCACGATCTCGCTGCTGCCGCTGGCTTCGCTCGGCGAGATCGTCGGCTATCGCCGCGTCTATCTGGTCGGGCTGGTGCTGTTCACGCTGGCATCCGCCTTCTGCGCGCTGGCGCATACGCTGCCGCTGCTCACGATCGCGCGCATCATCCAGGGCTTTGGCGCGGCCGGCATCATGAGCGTCAACGCGGCGCTGGTGCGCTTCACTTACCCGCGCAGCCAGCTCGGCCGCGGCATCGGGCTCAACGCGCTCGTCGTCGCCTTCTCGGCCGCCATCGGCCCGACGCTCGCCGCAGGCATCCTGGCGGTCGGAAGCTGGCCGTGGCTGTTCGCCATCAACGTGCCGCTCGGCGCGGTGACGCTGGTGCTGGGCCTGCGCAGCCTGCCGCACACAAAGCCCGCCAGCCATTCGTTCGACTGGCAGAGCGCGGGGCTTTCAGCGATCACCTTCGGCGTCGGGATCGCAGCCGTCGACAGCGTCGGTCATGGCGAGGCCGCCATCACCTGCCTGATCCAGTTCGCCATCGCTCTGGTCGCAGGCGCGCTGCTGATCTGGCGCGAAACCCACATGACCTCGCCGCTGCTGCCGGTCGACCTGTTGCGCATCCCCGTGTTCGCGCTGTCGATCGCGACCTCGATCGCCTCGTTCTGCGGGCAGATGCTGGCCTTCGTCGCGATCCCCTTCTACCTCCAGAGCCGCTTCGGCTATTCGGCGGTGCATATGGGCCTCCTGATCACGCCATGGCCGATCGCGGTGGCGTTCGCAGCGCCGCTGGCCGGCCGCCTGGTCGAGCGTTATCCGGCCGGCCTGCTCGGCGGCATCGGGCTCACGCTGTTCGCCTGCGGCCTCGCCGCGCTCGCCTTCCTGCCCGCGGACCCCACACCGTTCGACGTGATCTGGCGCATGGCGCTGGCAGGTGCCGGATTCGGTCTGTTCCAGACCCCCAACAACCGCACCATGATCGCAGCCGCCCCGCGCGAGCGCGCCGGCGGCGCCAGCGGCATGCTTGGCACGGCGCGTCTGCTCGGCCAGACCACTGGCGCTGCGCTGGTGGCGTTGTTGCTCGGACGGTATCCGGTTGAGGGGACCAGGCTGGCACTGCTCGCAGGCGTCGGGTTTGCACTCTGCGGCGCGGTGCTGAGCATGTTGCGGCTGTCTCCGGCTGGCGCGCGCGGCGCCGAACACGTCCGCGTGCAGGACGATCAGCGCCTGCGGGGCGACTGA
- a CDS encoding DnaJ domain-containing protein: MTLIAGAVAIITLYLLLQMFRAANPAVLARAIRFGGGVVALAVAAFTGLRGELVVAIPLGIFGAGLLGWTPLANAGFGNVGGLFGGGGAAPASGQSSRVRSQFLDMRLDHGSGQLGGQIVAGPHAGRDLGEFDLASLLAMVPTFDAESVALLESYLDRRFPAWRQNAQSDAAGGQRRTAASGKMTAEEAYQILGLQPGAGRDDISRAHKTLMKKLHPDQGGSNYLAARVNEAKDTLLRTHNG; this comes from the coding sequence ATGACCCTGATCGCCGGCGCTGTCGCAATTATCACGCTTTATCTGCTGCTCCAGATGTTTCGCGCTGCCAATCCGGCGGTGCTGGCGAGGGCCATCAGGTTCGGTGGCGGCGTGGTGGCGCTGGCGGTCGCAGCCTTCACGGGCTTGCGGGGCGAGCTGGTGGTGGCGATCCCGCTCGGGATTTTCGGCGCCGGGCTGCTGGGCTGGACACCGCTGGCAAACGCCGGCTTCGGCAATGTCGGCGGGCTGTTCGGCGGCGGTGGTGCTGCGCCCGCGTCAGGGCAGTCTTCACGCGTGCGTTCGCAATTCCTGGATATGCGGCTCGACCACGGCTCTGGCCAGCTCGGCGGGCAGATCGTCGCCGGGCCTCACGCCGGGCGCGATCTCGGCGAGTTCGATCTCGCTAGCCTGCTGGCCATGGTTCCGACATTCGACGCCGAGAGCGTGGCCTTACTTGAAAGCTATCTGGACCGCCGGTTTCCCGCCTGGCGTCAGAACGCGCAGAGCGATGCGGCAGGGGGGCAGCGCCGCACGGCGGCGAGCGGCAAAATGACGGCGGAGGAGGCCTATCAGATCCTTGGCTTGCAGCCGGGGGCGGGGCGTGACGACATCAGTCGGGCCCACAAGACCCTGATGAAGAAACTCCATCCCGACCAAGGGGGGTCGAACTATCTCGCTGCCCGTGTAAACGAGGCCAAGGATACTCTGCTTCGTACGCATAACGGCTAA
- a CDS encoding aldo/keto reductase has protein sequence MEYRRLGRSGLMVPALSLGTGTFGGVGRLAAWGTTDATEARRLLDVCLEAGVSMFDTADVYSLGESERVLGEAIKGRRDKVLVSTKATFRFGDGPNDIGSSRQHLLAAIDGSLSRLGTDYIDLFQLHGFDAFTPPEEVLATLDTLVRAGKIRYVGVSNFSGWHLMKSLSVADKHGFPRYVANQTYYSLIGRDYEWELMPLGLDQGLGAVVWSPLGWGRLTGKLRRGQPKPEVSRLPKTAEFGPPVPDEHVYRVVDAIDEVAKETGKSVSQIALNWLLQRPTVSTLIIGARNETQLRENLGAVGWSLTKDQVAKLDAASKVTLPYPYWHQRTTFTDRNPPAV, from the coding sequence ATGGAATACCGACGCTTGGGCCGGTCAGGCCTCATGGTGCCCGCCTTGAGCCTTGGCACCGGCACCTTCGGCGGCGTCGGCCGCCTTGCCGCGTGGGGCACGACGGACGCGACCGAGGCGCGGCGCCTGCTGGACGTCTGCCTCGAGGCCGGCGTGTCGATGTTCGACACCGCGGACGTCTATTCGCTCGGCGAGTCCGAACGCGTTCTCGGCGAGGCCATCAAGGGCCGCCGCGACAAGGTGCTGGTCTCGACCAAGGCCACGTTTCGCTTCGGCGACGGCCCGAACGACATCGGCTCGTCACGGCAGCATCTGCTCGCAGCCATCGACGGTTCGCTGAGCCGGCTCGGCACCGACTACATCGACTTGTTCCAGCTCCACGGCTTCGACGCCTTCACCCCGCCCGAGGAGGTGCTCGCGACCCTCGATACGCTCGTCCGCGCCGGCAAGATCCGCTATGTCGGCGTTTCGAATTTTTCCGGCTGGCACCTGATGAAGTCGCTCTCTGTTGCCGACAAGCACGGTTTTCCGCGCTACGTCGCCAACCAGACCTATTATTCGCTGATCGGGCGCGATTACGAATGGGAGTTGATGCCGCTCGGCCTCGACCAGGGGTTAGGTGCCGTGGTCTGGTCGCCGCTCGGATGGGGACGCCTCACGGGCAAGCTTCGCCGAGGTCAGCCGAAGCCCGAGGTGAGCCGCCTGCCCAAGACCGCCGAGTTCGGCCCGCCGGTGCCGGACGAGCATGTCTATCGTGTCGTCGATGCCATCGACGAGGTCGCGAAGGAAACCGGCAAGAGCGTGTCGCAGATCGCGCTGAACTGGCTGCTGCAGCGCCCGACCGTATCGACGCTGATCATCGGCGCGCGCAACGAGACGCAGCTGCGCGAAAATCTCGGCGCGGTCGGCTGGTCCTTGACCAAGGACCAGGTCGCAAAACTCGACGCGGCGAGCAAGGTGACGCTACCCTATCCCTACTGGCACCAGCGCACGACCTTCACCGACCGGAACCCGCCGGCGGTCTAG
- a CDS encoding D-alanyl-D-alanine carboxypeptidase — protein sequence MLRKNLSSSRLARVGVFGLLTVTTAVIFTTDAAEARRHRRHYAHHRVQRDVSESSSPKFASIIVDGNSGAVLQATSPDGIRHPASLTKIMTLYLLFERLESGKMKLDTEMPVSQHAADQDPTKLNLRAGQTIRVEDAIKGLVTRSANDAAVVIAEAIGGDEDDFAQMMTRKARSLGMSKTVYRNANGLPNDEQVTTARDQATLGRAIQERFPRYYRYFATATFNWRGQSIRNHNHLLGNVEGVDGIKTGYTRASGFNLVTSMRRGNRHLIGVVLGGRSGGSRDAIMRNLLAENLEKGATTHTVAAVTERNGADASTEVADASPTPARAVPQVQAAPAPAPEAAPSRLAARLSTLAAATAAVPPAQPRSEAKPEVRPTESKIEPAPLTNGVISSQPLSIIPGSSEPMKPVRVKTVQVKAGAVKVASAAPAQVAPPVTNAISSRSDVAETSTAVVARADLINKPEVVSQPEAPKAEIARAELPRQPAGFGTGNGILGVLPAATAAAPAPAAPKLASADPMPIQMSATTKPVATHSGWIVQVGALESENEAQQRIDAARSSARGLLSKADPFTEVVAKDNRKLYRARFAGLERDQAEAVCRTLKRADISCITVRN from the coding sequence ATGCTTCGTAAAAACTTGTCTTCCTCGCGCTTGGCGCGGGTTGGCGTTTTCGGGCTTCTTACGGTCACCACCGCGGTCATCTTCACCACCGATGCCGCCGAGGCGCGGCGTCATCGCCGCCATTACGCGCACCACCGGGTGCAGCGCGACGTGTCCGAGAGCTCCAGCCCGAAATTCGCGTCCATCATCGTCGACGGCAATTCCGGCGCAGTGCTCCAGGCGACCAGCCCCGACGGGATCCGCCACCCCGCCTCGCTCACCAAGATCATGACGCTCTACCTGCTGTTCGAGCGTCTCGAGTCCGGGAAGATGAAGCTCGACACCGAGATGCCGGTGTCCCAGCACGCCGCCGATCAGGATCCGACCAAGCTGAATTTGCGCGCCGGCCAGACCATCCGTGTCGAGGACGCGATCAAGGGTCTCGTCACCCGCTCCGCCAACGACGCAGCCGTGGTGATCGCCGAAGCGATCGGCGGCGACGAGGACGACTTCGCCCAGATGATGACGCGCAAGGCGCGCTCGCTCGGCATGTCCAAGACGGTGTACCGCAACGCCAACGGCCTTCCCAACGACGAGCAGGTCACGACCGCGCGCGACCAGGCCACGCTCGGCCGCGCCATCCAGGAGCGCTTCCCGCGCTACTATCGCTATTTCGCGACGGCGACCTTCAACTGGCGCGGACAGTCGATCCGCAACCACAATCACCTGCTCGGCAATGTCGAGGGCGTGGACGGCATCAAGACCGGCTACACCCGCGCCTCCGGCTTCAATCTCGTGACCTCGATGCGCCGCGGCAACCGTCATCTGATCGGTGTCGTGCTCGGCGGCCGCAGCGGCGGTTCGCGCGATGCCATCATGCGCAACCTGCTCGCGGAGAATCTCGAGAAGGGTGCGACCACCCACACCGTCGCCGCGGTCACGGAGCGCAACGGCGCGGACGCCAGCACCGAGGTCGCCGACGCGTCGCCTACCCCGGCCCGCGCCGTTCCGCAGGTTCAGGCCGCTCCTGCCCCTGCTCCTGAAGCCGCTCCGTCGCGTCTGGCCGCACGCCTGTCGACGCTCGCGGCTGCGACTGCCGCGGTGCCGCCGGCCCAGCCCAGATCCGAAGCCAAGCCTGAAGTTCGGCCGACGGAATCCAAGATCGAGCCGGCGCCGCTCACCAATGGCGTGATCTCGAGCCAGCCGCTCTCCATCATCCCCGGCTCGTCCGAGCCGATGAAGCCGGTCCGGGTCAAGACGGTTCAGGTCAAGGCCGGCGCCGTGAAGGTCGCCTCCGCCGCCCCCGCTCAGGTCGCACCGCCGGTCACCAACGCCATTTCGTCCCGTTCCGACGTCGCGGAAACCTCCACCGCCGTCGTCGCCCGGGCCGATCTCATCAACAAGCCCGAGGTCGTCAGCCAGCCGGAAGCGCCGAAGGCCGAGATCGCCCGCGCCGAGCTGCCGCGGCAGCCGGCGGGCTTCGGCACCGGCAACGGCATCCTCGGGGTGCTGCCGGCCGCAACGGCTGCTGCGCCCGCCCCGGCCGCTCCGAAGCTGGCCTCCGCCGACCCGATGCCGATCCAGATGAGCGCCACCACCAAGCCGGTCGCCACCCACAGCGGCTGGATCGTCCAGGTCGGCGCGCTCGAGAGCGAGAACGAAGCCCAGCAGCGCATCGATGCCGCGCGCAGCTCGGCCCGCGGCCTGCTCAGCAAGGCCGATCCGTTCACCGAGGTCGTCGCCAAGGACAATCGCAAGCTCTATCGCGCCCGCTTCGCCGGGCTCGAGCGCGACCAGGCCGAAGCCGTCTGCCGTACCCTGAAGCGCGCCGACATCTCCTGCATCACCGTCCGCAACTGA
- a CDS encoding helix-turn-helix domain-containing protein, whose translation MPIQFTTDGSPGYRRLALWQDIVCDVFVGLDCKSDLGSAFRGSVTQIPLGKAVCSEVCSDRQHVFRTPSRIARSDQDFVLVALGHRGDGGVVQDGRETVVHPGEFALYDTTRPYELKFNDAFTQTIFKVPREMLQRRLGGTETLTAMSFGTEAPLERLAYDFIFRLCQSADRLAPGNAAVLSEQAVDLLAMALSERLGKTSLPSSTHRSALIYRLKAHVRAHLADPDLSLPETAAALGISPRYVNDLLADEETSFQRYVLAERLARCRRDLASPMLVHRHISEIAFAWGFNDLSHFGRVFREHFGMSPRDFRQSQLRH comes from the coding sequence ATGCCAATCCAGTTCACGACGGACGGCAGCCCGGGCTACCGGCGGCTCGCCCTCTGGCAGGACATCGTCTGCGACGTCTTCGTCGGGCTCGACTGCAAATCCGATCTCGGCAGCGCCTTTCGCGGCTCGGTCACGCAAATCCCGCTCGGCAAGGCCGTATGCTCCGAGGTCTGCTCCGATCGCCAGCACGTATTCCGTACGCCCTCCCGCATCGCGCGCTCGGATCAGGATTTCGTCCTGGTCGCGCTCGGCCATCGCGGCGACGGCGGCGTGGTGCAGGACGGCCGCGAGACTGTAGTTCATCCCGGCGAGTTCGCGCTCTACGACACCACGCGCCCCTATGAGCTGAAGTTCAACGACGCCTTCACGCAGACCATCTTCAAGGTGCCGCGCGAGATGTTGCAGCGCCGGCTCGGCGGCACGGAGACGCTGACCGCGATGTCGTTTGGCACTGAGGCACCGCTCGAGCGGCTCGCCTATGATTTCATCTTCCGGCTTTGCCAGAGTGCCGACCGGCTCGCCCCTGGCAACGCCGCTGTTCTGTCCGAACAGGCCGTCGATCTGCTCGCGATGGCGCTGAGCGAGCGGCTCGGCAAGACGTCGCTGCCATCCTCGACCCACCGCTCTGCGCTGATCTACCGGCTCAAGGCGCATGTCCGCGCCCATCTCGCCGACCCCGACCTTTCATTGCCGGAGACCGCGGCTGCGCTCGGCATTTCGCCGCGCTACGTGAACGACCTTCTCGCCGACGAGGAGACCTCGTTCCAACGTTACGTCCTCGCCGAACGCCTTGCGCGGTGCCGTCGCGACCTCGCCTCGCCCATGCTCGTCCATCGCCACATCAGCGAGATCGCCTTTGCCTGGGGTTTCAACGACCTCTCGCATTTCGGCCGCGTCTTCCGCGAGCATTTTGGCATGTCGCCGCGCGATTTCAGGCAGAGCCAGCTGCGGCACTGA
- a CDS encoding phasin family protein, whose product MFKVEDFQNYGKEHFEQYVASATSVQHGLQAIASAYGDYTKKSFEDTKSFVEKLSGVKSLDKAMEAQTDFARSSYETFVAESQKIAGLYSDLAKQAFKPVETIVSKFTPAAQ is encoded by the coding sequence ATGTTCAAGGTTGAAGACTTTCAGAACTACGGGAAAGAGCACTTCGAGCAGTACGTCGCCTCCGCGACCTCGGTGCAGCACGGCCTTCAGGCGATCGCCAGCGCCTATGGCGACTATACGAAGAAGTCGTTCGAAGACACCAAGTCCTTCGTCGAGAAGCTTTCCGGCGTGAAGTCGCTGGACAAGGCCATGGAAGCGCAGACCGATTTCGCCCGTTCCTCCTACGAGACCTTCGTTGCGGAATCGCAGAAGATCGCCGGCCTCTACAGCGACCTCGCCAAGCAGGCGTTCAAGCCGGTCGAGACCATCGTGTCGAAGTTCACCCCGGCTGCTCAGTAA